Proteins encoded together in one Bacteroides zoogleoformans window:
- the istB gene encoding IS21-like element helper ATPase IstB encodes MEINNKTAPVTGQQDQNTISLDLMSRMKLHGMAEAFRESLAGTTPQSMTADTFLSMLLAREWDYRAQAAIVRLTKNAAFRYKAYLEQIDYATNRGLERNQMERLATLDFVHKGQNLFITGSSGTGKSYLACALGHEACKRGFRTFYANAPKLLGALKVAKVKGTLETELKKIERCQLLILDDLFLVPLDAKERPILLEIIEDRHERKSTIITSQYPSSNWYDMVGDPTIADAILDRIIHTAHTIELYGESMRKLRSKKN; translated from the coding sequence ATGGAAATAAATAATAAGACAGCTCCCGTAACGGGACAACAAGACCAGAACACCATATCACTGGATTTGATGAGCCGCATGAAATTACACGGTATGGCGGAGGCTTTCAGGGAAAGCCTTGCCGGCACCACTCCACAGTCCATGACCGCGGACACCTTCCTTTCCATGCTCCTTGCACGCGAATGGGATTACCGTGCCCAGGCTGCCATAGTGCGGCTTACTAAGAATGCGGCGTTCCGATACAAGGCTTATCTCGAACAGATTGACTATGCCACAAACCGGGGCCTTGAGCGCAATCAGATGGAACGCCTCGCCACCCTTGACTTTGTACATAAGGGGCAGAACCTCTTCATTACCGGCTCTTCAGGTACAGGGAAAAGCTATCTGGCATGTGCCCTTGGCCACGAGGCATGCAAAAGGGGATTCCGTACTTTCTATGCCAATGCACCCAAACTGCTTGGTGCACTGAAGGTTGCCAAAGTCAAAGGTACACTTGAAACTGAGCTCAAGAAGATTGAGCGTTGCCAGTTACTCATCCTTGACGACCTGTTTCTTGTACCTCTTGATGCCAAGGAACGTCCCATCCTGCTCGAAATTATTGAGGACAGGCATGAAAGGAAATCCACTATCATAACCTCGCAGTACCCATCGTCCAACTGGTATGACATGGTTGGTGATCCGACAATAGCCGACGCCATCCTTGACCGAATCATTCATACGGCCCATACCATTGAGTTGTACGGTGAAAGTATGCGCAAGTTAAGGTCTAAGAAAAACTAG
- the istA gene encoding IS21 family transposase, with amino-acid sequence MNKRIKNILRCYAAGMGIKETASTFHTSRNTVRKYVRLFLSSGKSIDHLLSLSEEQLHEMFGGTESRRREPSSKRIELEALLPGYVSRLTRKGMSVRKLFKEYHAEYPDGLQLSSFKRAVRQYKFHIKVVGHVEHYAADQMYVDFAGDRLEVVDEMTGETKKAEVFVAVLPFSHYTYCEAVWSQRKEDLIRGCENAMQYFEGVPAAIVPDNLKAAVTRSDRNEPVINDDFAAFAEHYGCAVYPARVRHPKDKALVENTVKLLYRSVYLDIEGMTFSSLDGLNTAIRISLLDFNEKVMAGREASRKEMFLRGEKDYLRPLPKKRYVMKERKLMTVGKNSYVSLFRHHYSVPKEYAGRRVTILYDADTVEIYCSMNLVAIHDRCDIPYTYSWKKEHNLPGHYGPYDKDLEELFRRASEIDNIVLNYLREVERVMQYPPKAFRSCRGILTLEKKYGRDRLVAACACAEQKLQYGYQALREVLELGEDADFLPDEDGRIQPDMTSPTPLTHKNIRGRDYYRKDKQEQ; translated from the coding sequence ATGAATAAAAGAATCAAGAACATTTTAAGATGTTATGCGGCAGGGATGGGTATCAAGGAAACGGCATCCACGTTCCATACTTCCCGTAACACTGTCCGCAAGTATGTCCGTCTGTTCCTTTCAAGTGGGAAAAGCATCGATCATCTTCTCTCCCTTTCCGAGGAGCAGTTGCATGAGATGTTTGGCGGTACGGAATCCCGACGTCGGGAGCCTTCTTCCAAAAGGATTGAATTAGAGGCTTTGCTTCCCGGATATGTATCCCGCCTGACACGCAAAGGGATGAGTGTCAGAAAACTGTTTAAGGAGTATCATGCTGAATATCCTGACGGTCTTCAGCTGTCTTCCTTCAAGCGGGCAGTCCGCCAGTACAAGTTCCACATCAAGGTCGTCGGCCATGTCGAGCACTATGCCGCCGACCAGATGTATGTTGATTTTGCCGGTGACAGGCTTGAAGTTGTCGATGAGATGACAGGCGAGACGAAGAAGGCCGAGGTCTTTGTCGCTGTCCTGCCGTTCAGTCATTATACCTACTGTGAGGCCGTATGGTCACAACGCAAGGAAGACCTGATAAGGGGATGTGAGAACGCCATGCAATATTTTGAGGGTGTCCCGGCGGCCATCGTTCCCGACAATCTGAAAGCAGCTGTCACACGGAGCGACCGTAACGAGCCGGTCATCAATGATGATTTCGCCGCCTTTGCCGAGCATTACGGTTGTGCGGTCTATCCTGCCCGTGTACGCCACCCCAAGGACAAGGCCCTGGTTGAGAATACCGTGAAACTTCTCTACCGTTCCGTTTACCTTGACATAGAGGGGATGACATTCTCCAGCCTGGACGGTCTCAATACCGCCATCCGTATTTCCCTGCTTGATTTCAACGAAAAGGTGATGGCCGGTCGGGAGGCGTCACGTAAGGAGATGTTCCTGCGTGGAGAGAAAGACTATCTCCGTCCGCTTCCTAAGAAACGCTACGTGATGAAAGAGAGAAAACTCATGACCGTGGGCAAGAACTCCTACGTCTCGTTGTTCAGGCACCATTACAGTGTCCCGAAGGAATATGCAGGAAGGCGTGTGACGATTCTCTATGATGCCGATACGGTGGAAATATACTGTAGCATGAACCTTGTCGCCATCCACGACCGCTGTGACATACCCTACACCTATTCATGGAAAAAGGAGCACAACCTGCCGGGGCACTATGGTCCTTATGACAAGGATCTTGAGGAACTCTTCCGACGTGCCTCGGAAATAGACAATATCGTATTGAATTATCTCCGGGAAGTGGAGCGTGTCATGCAATATCCTCCAAAAGCGTTCAGATCCTGTCGGGGCATACTGACGCTGGAGAAAAAATACGGCCGTGACCGTTTGGTCGCTGCCTGCGCCTGCGCAGAACAGAAGCTACAATACGGGTATCAGGCCTTACGCGAGGTGCTTGAACTGGGAGAAGACGCGGATTTCCTTCCTGATGAGGACGGGAGGATACAGCCTGACATGACATCCCCGACACCACTGACCCACAAGAATATACGTGGACGTGACTATTACAGAAAAGACAAACAGGAACAATAA